One Melanotaenia boesemani isolate fMelBoe1 chromosome 8, fMelBoe1.pri, whole genome shotgun sequence DNA segment encodes these proteins:
- the crsp7 gene encoding mediator of RNA polymerase II transcription subunit 26: MTTVSATPQQMRDRLLQAIDSQSNICNMVVVLEVIACLEKYPITKEALEETRLGKLINDVRKKTKDEDLAKRAKKLLKNWQKLIEPGPAVPAGAPGSTNGSSHPCRADTASPDISVLGKGVPEVKIRNDVHNTYSPKAEKSSSRKRRAENRDSGVHLPEKISKMASYDNSVSPPPTNGITGSPDAVPDQEVVPSPDRSRLDHLDNDKVNRIPVNAVKPRPSSPGVAKLPSTSSLIKVAVMQQQARLEEGCYQARSPRSISSSPRSLKQDSVTKRSSAFAAKGTPVPSPPSRDSPVSFSQPLASPSQAACIDKLPHSSQRSSVHSASSSEVSSYCPSHDISATLEFPSVSPSQQNSELHRLKFEGAMTDDPDGTMVPNSEHKRRKYRSRDYSVNIDGQKIEDTTKPVRLKERRLTFDPVTGQIKPLVHKESSRTEEAATPDPAEFRQRTESSVQQPAATTPSQGPGPSPFHHTNWKDLSRNEIIQSYLNLQSNVLTSSGVQAPSAHFFMSEYLKREEQEIKELRKTHVLQTDSSVGDLPGVSRDVTDVDLDRIHTQHWPGVNGCYDTNGAWFDWTECISLDPHGDESKLNILPYVCLD, from the exons ATGACAACGGTCTCAGCAACCCCGCAGCAGATGAGGGACCGGCTGCTGCAGGCCATTGACAGTCAGAGCAAT ATATGCAATATGGTGGTTGTTCTGGAAGTAATTGCTTGTTTAGAGAAGTATCCTATCACCAAAGAAGCACTTGAG gaAACTCGGCTTGGAAAGTTGATAAATGATGTTAGGAAGAAGACCAAGGATGAAGACCTTGCAAAGCGTGCTAAGAAACTCTTAAAAAACTGGCAGAAACTGATTGAACCAGGGCCAGCTGTGCCTGCAGGCGCCCCAGGGTCTACCAATGGCAGTTCGCATCCCTGCAGAGCGGACACCGCTTCTCCTGACATTTCTGTTCTGGGGAAGGGAGTCCCTGAAGTTAAAATCAGGAATGATGTTCACAACACATACTCACCTAAAGCTGAAAAATCAAGCAGCCGCAAGCGTCGGGCAGAGAACAGAGACAGTGGGGTGCACTTACCAGAAAAGATCTCCAAGATGGCTTCATATGATAATTCAGTTTCACCACCACCCACCAACGGGATCACAGGCAGCCCAGATGCTGTGCCTGACCAGGAGGTGGTCCCCTCTCCTGACAGATCTCGATTAGACCACCTTGATAATGACAAAGTTAACAGAATTCCAGTGAACGCTGTCAAACCTCGCCCTAGCTCCCCTGGAGTGGCCAAACTACCTAGCACTTCCTCTTTGATCAAGGTTGCTGTGATGCAGCAGCAGGCTAGATTGGAAGAAGGCTGCTATCAAGCCAGAAGTCCCCGCAGCATTTCTTCCAGCCCAAGGAGCCTGAAGCAAGACTCTGTAACCAAGCGCTCCTCAGCATTTGCAGCGAAGGGAACGCCAGTCCCAAGTCCTCCTTCTAGAGACTCTCCGGTGTCTTTTTCTCAGCCTCTGGCCTCTCCCAGCCAGGCGGCGTGCATTGACAAGCTGCCACATTCTTCTCAGCGCTCTTCAGTGCACTCGGCCAGTTCGTCAGAAGTCTCCTCTTATTGCCCATCCCATGACATATCTGCAACTCTGGAATTCCCATCAGTCTCCCCTTCTCAACAGAACTCTGAATTACACAGATTGAAATTTGAGGGCGCCATGACTGATGACCCAGACGGGACAATGGTTCCCAACTCCGAGCATAAAAGGAGGAAGTATAGATCTAGAGACTACTCTGTCAACATAGATGGCCAGAAAATAGAGGACACAACTAAACCTGTACGGTTAAAAGAACGCAGACTAACATTCGACCCAGTCACTGGTCAGATTAAACCTCTGGTGCATAAAGAATCTTCTCGGACAGAGGAAGCCGCCACTCCCGACCCTGCGGAGTTCAGGCAGAGAACTGAAAGCTCCGTACAACAGCCTGCTGCCACAACCCCAAGCCAAGGTCCCGGCCCGAGCCCTTTCCACCATACTAACTGGAAGGATCTGTCTAGGAATGAAATCATCCAGTCCTACTTGAACCTTCAGAGCAATGTGCTCACCTCATCGGGGGTTCAGGCCCCCAGCGCACACTTTTTCATGTCAGAATACCTGAAAAGGGAAGAACAGGAGATTAAGGAGTTGAGGAAAACACACGTTTTGCAGACAGACAGCTCAGTGGGGGATTTACCAGGCGTGAGCCGGGACGTCACCGATGTGGACTTGGATAGGATACATACGCAGCATTGGCCGGGGGTGAATGGTTGTTACGATACCAATGGCGCCTGGTTTGATTGGACAGAGTGCATATCACTGGACCCTCATGGGGATGAAAGCAAATTGAACATCTTGCCATACGTTTGCCTAGACTGA